In one Populus nigra chromosome 12, ddPopNigr1.1, whole genome shotgun sequence genomic region, the following are encoded:
- the LOC133669145 gene encoding uncharacterized protein LOC133669145 yields MVPAQPVMDIKPDCKLQNSTNIVIDRENKNVQDTSDGLGLRCKNECEETINQVNTLLDAKATIPKDFDDVEVDIVTCTKINETKSALVEDPDATEYSSSFADTTSDPEKCSGLSEAEMESQFFGDSDLASPYDDAFSSIFQTRKKKLTNHWRNFVRPLMWRCKWTELKIKEIKSQASKYAREIAACEQKKHSGIYQSTFEGFCSKSLPFSNECYRRKAVKRRKRKRVEDTNDAASYMTHHNLFSYLENKKSNPEGTSMIDDFSNTAITDQHVDGNDKSGVDNDEMFIEFGDGDKSLEQVLRKIEIVHSRVHKLKNQLDMLMSKNASKFSSSENLSLLAACDAQTSSAPSPTFSAGNGETISAGAIYPATQSIPGYDIGDLVMPESAMSGFGEAVHVPDIIESTVGLLSDADVTFHQPQIGDSSENIVDNVLIQNQAAEGEQDTFMATNVQLIEKHHEPERGEEGESSDPFLTPKSEPDSMEKNMGSQGQSVLKSCLASDLQIPRNKRKRGERKAGSGGWNKKCSGEPDSQ; encoded by the exons ATGGTTCCTGCACAACCAGTGATGGATATCAAACCAGATTGTAAACTGCAAAATTCTACTAACATAGTGATTGATAGAGAGAATAAAAATGTCCAGGATACATCAGACGGTCTGGGTTTAAGGTGCAAGAATGAATGTGAGGAAACTATTAATCAGGTAAACACTCTGTTGGATGCAAAAGCTACAATTCCAAAGGACTTTGACGATGTTGAAGTTGATATAGTTACGTGTACAAAAATTAATGAGACCAAATCAGCTTTAGTTGAAGATCCTGATGCAACTGAATATTCAAGCTCATTTGCCGACACTACTTCTGATCCTGAGAAATGCTCTGGACTAAGCGAAGCTGAAATGGAATCACAGTTTTTTGGTGACAGTGATTTGGCATCCCCATATGATGATGCATTTAGTAGCATCTTTCAGACAAG GAAGAAGAAGTTAACAAATCATTGGAGGAATTTTGTTCGTCCTCTAATGTGGCGCTGCAAATGGACAGaactcaaaatcaaagaaattaagTCTCAAGCATCAAAATATGCTAGAGAAATTGCAGCATGTGAACAGAAGAAGCATTCAGGAATTTATCAATCTACATTTGAAGGTTTTTGTTCAAAGTCCCTGCCATTTTCAAATGAGTGTTACAGAAGAAAGGCTGTAAAGAGGAGGAAACGCAAGAGAGTTGAAGACACAAATGATGCAGCATCATACATGACTCATCATAACCTTTTTTCTTATCTGG AAAACAAGAAATCCAATCCAGAGGGCACTTCTatgattgatgattttagcaATACAG CAATCACAGACCAACATGTTGATGGTAATGATAAATCTGGCGTTGACAATGACGAAATGTTTATTGAGTTTGGAGATGGTGATAAATCCTTGGAGCAGGTCCTTCGGAAAATTGAAATAGTGCATTCTCGGGTTCACAAGCTGAAGAATCAACTTGACATGTTGATGTCAAAGAATGCCTCCAAGTTTTCATCCTCTGAGAATCTGAGCCTTCTTGCAGCATGTGATGCACAGACTAGCTCTGCTCCTAGTCCTACATTCTCTGCTGGCAATGGAGAAACTATATCAGCAGGAGCTATTTATCCTGCAACTCAGAGTATTCCTGGATATGATATTGGAGATCTGGTTATGCCTGAAAGTGCCATGTCTGGTTTTGGTGAGGCTGTTCATGTGCCTGATATTATTGAAAGCACAGTGGGACTTTTGTCTGATGCTGATGTTACCTTCCATCAGCCACAAATTGGAGATTCAAGCGAAAAT ATTGTGGATAATGTCCTGATACAAAATCAAGCAGCTGAAGGAGAGCAAGACACTTTCATGGCGACAAATGTTCAACTCATCGAAAAGCATCATGAACCAGAGAGAGGCGAAGAAGGAGAAAGCAGCGATCCTTTTCTAACTCCAAAATCCGAACCTGATTCAATGGAAAAAAACATGGGGTCTCAGGGGCAATCAGTTCTCAAATCATGTTTGGCCTCCGATCTCCAAATTCCCAGAAACAAGAGAAAGCGAGGGGAACGAAAAGCTGGTTCAGGTGGTTGGAACAAGAAATGTTCAGGTGAGCCTGATAGCCAATGA
- the LOC133669696 gene encoding protein IQ-DOMAIN 14, protein MGKKGSWFSAIKRVFLPNSKDKLANESDKRSAKEKKKKGRGKLRHGETTSFIPLFREPSSIEKILDEAEREHKLIFRPPTPPEQPTTPPFVPPRSASPRVASQRVTSPRAASPRAASPRVASPRAASPRNAQRHKEIYYRPEPTLRNHHASATKIQAAYRGYVARRSFRALKGLVRLQGVIRGQNVKRQTMNAMKYMQLLVRVQSQIQSRRIQMLENQARRQAQNKNDKEVDGTLGKWGQSPEAGNSEDWDDSVLTKEEIDARLQRKVEAVVKRERAMAYSYSHQLWKASPKSAQSSLMDIRSNGFPWWWNWLERQLPPTNPPESQALKNFQLTPPRPHSEIKPSPRPPSSSHKQQHLGFDNMDTPTPRSSKSTAFASTRPARTPLLRTPQANSPSLSRYSRARASGGNSPFDLPLKDDDSLTNCPPFSVPNYMTPTASAKAKTRAYSNPKERFPGTPNSEKRRLSFPLTQGIGSFKWNKGSFFTSKDSSSQRGLDKPQSLQSIGDLSVDSTVSMPATVGRRPFNRFV, encoded by the exons ATGGGAAAGAAAGGGAGTTGGTTTTCAGCAATCAAGAGGGTCTTTCTACCAAACTCCAAGGACAAACTAGCTAAT GAATCGGATAAGAGAAgcgcaaaagaaaagaagaagaagggtcGTGGAAAACTAAGACATGGAGAGACCACTTCATTCATTCCCCTGTTTAGAGAACCAAGTAGTATCGAGAAAATTTTGGATGAGGCTGAAAGAGagcataaattaattttcaggCCTCCCACACCTCCTGAGCAACCGACTACACCACCCTTTGTGCCTCCAAGATCTGCTTCTCCGAGGGTTGCTTCTCAAAGAGTCACCTCTCCAAGAGCTGCTTCCCCTAGAGCTGCATCTCCAAGGGTTGCTTCCCCTAGAGCAGCTTCTCCTAGGAATGCTCAACGCCATAAGGAGATATATTACAGACCAGAACCAACTCTAAGAAACCATCATGCTTCAGCAACCAAGATCCAAGCAGCCTATAGAGGCTATGTT GCAAGGAGGAGCTTCAGAGCTTTGAAGGGTCTTGTGAGGCTTCAAGGAGTGATAAGAGGACAGAATGTGAAGCGGCAGACGATGAATGCAATGAAATACATGCAGCTCTTGGTTCGGGTCCAGTCTCAGATTCAGTCACGGAGGATCCAAATGTTAGAAAACCAAGCACGACGTCAagctcaaaacaaaaatgataaagaagTGGATGGTACCTTGGGCAAATGGGGCCAGTCG CCTGAGGCAGGTAATAGTGAAGACTGGGACGACAGCGTTCTGACGAAGGAGGAAATTGACGCAAGGTTGCAGAGAAAGGTGGAGGCAGTTGTCAAGAGAGAAAGGGCCATGGCTTATTCGTACTCCCACCAG CTGTGGAAAGCCTCACCAAAATCTGCTCAGTCATCTCTCATGGATATCCGTTCCAATGGATTTCCATGGTGGTGGAACTGGTTAGAACGTCAGCTACCTCCAACGAATCCTCCTGAAAGCCAAGCCTTGAAGAATTTTCAACTTACACCGCCAAGGCCACATTCAGAGATAAAGCCTAGCCCAAGACCCCCATCAAGTAGCCACAAGCAACAACATCTGGGGTTTGATAATATGGATACTCCCACACCGAGATCCTCAAAATCAACTGCATTTGCATCAACAAGACCAGCGCGAACTCCTCTACTTAGAACTCCACAAGCAAACAGCCCTAGCTTGTCAAGATATTCAAGAGCAAGAGCCAGTGGAGGGAATTCTCCTTTCGACTTGCCATTGAAGGATGACGATAGCCTCACGAACTGCCCACCATTTTCAGTGCCAAACTACATGACTCCTACGGCCTCAGCCAAGGCAAAAACAAGAGCTTATAGTAATCCCAAAGAGAGGTTTCCAGGGACCCCAAACAGTGAAAAGAGGAGACTCTCGTTCCCTCTTACACAAGGCATTGGATCTTTCAAGTGGAACAAAGGCTCCTTCTTCACCAGCAAGGATTCAAGCTCTCAAAGGGGTTTAGATAAGCCTCAGTCACTTCAATCCATAGGAGATTTGAGTGTGGATTCAACCGTCTCGATGCCTGCTACGGTTGGACGAAGGCCATTTAACCGATTTGTgtga
- the LOC133669707 gene encoding stearoyl-[acyl-carrier-protein] 9-desaturase, chloroplastic produces MALKLNPFVSQSQKLPAFSLPPMASLRSPKVRMAYTLNSRTKEVESVKKPFMPPREVHVQVTHSMPPQKIEIFKSMEDWAEQNILVHLKPVEKCWQPQDFLPDPASDGFEEQVRELRERAKELPDDYFVVLVGDMVTEEALPTYQTMLNTLDGVRDETGASLSSWAIWTRAWTAEENRHGDLLNKYLYLSGRVDMRQIEKTIQYLIGSGMDPRTENSPYLGFIYTSFQERATFISHGNTARHAKEHGDMKLAQICGIIAADEKRHETAYTKIVEKLFEIDPDATVLAFADMMRKKIAMPAHLMYDGSDDNLFEHFSAVAQRLGVYTAKDYADILEFLVGRWKVENLTGLSAEGKKAQDYVCGLPPRIRKLEERAQGRAKQGPVIPFSWIFDRQVQL; encoded by the exons ATGGCTCTCAAGCTCAATCCTTTTGTCTCTCAATCTCAAAAGTTACCTGCGTTTTCTCTTCCACCAATGGCTAGCTTGAGATCTCCTAAGGTTCGCATGGCTTATACCCTGAATTCTCGCACCAA GGAGGTTGAGAGTGTCAAGAAGCCTTTTATGCCCCCTAGGGAGGTGCATGTACAAGTCACACATTCTATGCCACCCCAAAAGATTGAAATCTTCAAATCTATGGAGGATTGGGCTGAGCAGAACATCTTGGTTCATCTGAAGCCAGTTGAGAAATGTTGGCAACCACAAGATTTTCTGCCCGATCCTGCCTCTGATGGATTTGAAGAACAAGTCAGGGAACTCAGGGAGAGGGCAAAGGAGCTACCAGATGATTACTTTGTTGTTTTGGTTGGAGACATGGTCACAGAAGAAGCTCTTCCAACTTATCAAACAATGCTGAATACCTTGGATGGAGTTCGTGATGAAACAGGTGCTAGCCTTTCATCATGGGCAATTTGGACAAGGGCGTGGACTGCTGAAGAGAATAGGCATGGTGACCTTCTTAACAAGTATCTCTATCTCTCTGGGCGAGTGGACATGAGGCAAATTGAGAAGacaattcaatatttaattgggTCAGGAATG GATCCACGGACAGAAAATAGTCCCTACCTGGGGTTCATCTACACTTCTTTCCAAGAGAGGGCAACCTTCATCTCCCACGGGAACACTGCTAGACATGCCAAGGAGCATGGAGACATGAAATTGGCTCAGATATGTGGTATAATTGCTGCAGACGAAAAGCGTCATGAGACTGCCTACACAAAGATAGTGGAAAAGCTCTTCGAGATTGATCCTGATGCAACTGTTCTGGCTTTTGCTGACATGATGAGGAAGAAAATTGCTATGCCTGCACACTTGATGTATGATGGCAGTGATGATAACCTTTTTGAGCACTTTTCAGCCGTTGCACAGCGTCTTGGAGTCTACACCGCCAAGGACTATGCTGATATATTGGAATTCTTGGTGGGCAGGTGGAAGGTGGAGAACTTGACTGGACTTTCTGCTGAGGGCAAAAAAGCTCAGGATTATGTTTGCGGGTTGCCTCCAAGAATTAGAAAGCTGGAAGAAAGAGCTCAAGGGAGGGCCAAGCAAGGACCCGTCATTCCTTTCAGTTGGATTTTTGATAGACAGGTGCAGCTCTGA